A region of Acidobacteriota bacterium DNA encodes the following proteins:
- a CDS encoding HD domain-containing phosphohydrolase produces MSESSDPAPQVPPKARRLKLGQVLFLALLLSGSIPLLLNSAWLIRQNRSVLESQERVAVASSGRLLSQRVDSSLSGLRQQLTQLGAGLLAAERQGTDETLRQGWVRAYLRGLTDRRPEILALRVLDEQGGGPSFASGDLPLGVEDAFRATFRRVRSRSEVVYELVRLPGEDVPAAVLGVPILRDAAEPALVVEALIRLDALREVYGSDELDDLSADRPAGSSVFLIGSAGDILWSRGATPAMEEALARSQPVADFRDVPMALSSEYSAEIDGAGQDLLVRMSPIEEAGWALVTQRPLGRAFDSVDRMILRTALSSLVLILLAIFFGWRFSRRFGPPIERMAAATAEIADGRFDERIAVDGLSFEFEDLGRNFNRMAQGMEVYVGQLRRAAKVHRDLFIGTVKALTAAIDAKDPYTRGHSERVAQVSRIIARHLGMSDERRHAVWIGALVHDVGKIGIDDSILTKGGVLTEDEFEVMKRHPVIGAEIMAPIEQLRDAVPTIRWHHEAWNGSGYPDGLRGEEIPLEARIVCVADTFDAITTNRPYQQAYTLEFAMETITRLAGSRFDAKVVTAFLKAHKLGEIPRPGGTWDRPDSGAFAPVRAPEIWTPQDIDDADETIATIS; encoded by the coding sequence TTGAGCGAATCTTCGGATCCCGCGCCACAGGTGCCGCCGAAGGCCCGACGCCTCAAACTGGGGCAGGTTCTGTTCCTGGCGCTACTGCTCTCCGGCAGCATCCCCCTCCTCCTCAACAGCGCCTGGCTGATCCGGCAGAACCGCAGCGTTCTCGAATCGCAAGAGCGGGTGGCCGTGGCCTCCTCCGGACGACTGCTGTCGCAACGTGTGGATTCCTCCCTGAGCGGCCTCCGCCAGCAACTGACCCAGCTCGGTGCCGGCTTGCTGGCGGCGGAGCGCCAGGGGACCGACGAGACCCTGCGACAGGGTTGGGTGCGGGCCTACCTGCGCGGCTTGACGGATCGGCGGCCGGAGATCCTCGCCCTGCGGGTGCTCGACGAGCAGGGCGGCGGACCGAGCTTCGCCAGTGGCGATCTGCCGCTGGGAGTGGAAGACGCCTTCCGCGCTACCTTCCGCCGGGTACGTAGCCGCTCCGAGGTGGTCTACGAGCTGGTGCGCCTGCCCGGCGAGGACGTTCCGGCGGCGGTCCTCGGCGTGCCGATTCTGCGCGACGCGGCCGAGCCGGCGCTGGTGGTCGAAGCGTTGATCCGCCTGGACGCGCTGCGGGAGGTCTACGGATCCGACGAACTCGACGACTTGAGCGCCGACCGGCCGGCGGGCTCGAGCGTTTTTCTGATCGGCTCCGCCGGTGACATCCTGTGGTCCCGCGGCGCCACGCCGGCGATGGAAGAGGCCCTTGCTCGCTCCCAGCCGGTGGCGGACTTTCGCGACGTGCCGATGGCCTTGTCTTCAGAGTACTCGGCGGAGATCGATGGCGCAGGGCAGGATCTCCTGGTGCGGATGAGCCCGATCGAAGAAGCCGGCTGGGCGCTGGTGACCCAGCGCCCGCTGGGCCGGGCTTTCGATTCGGTGGATCGCATGATCCTGCGCACCGCCCTCTCGTCCCTGGTGCTGATCCTGCTGGCGATCTTCTTCGGCTGGCGCTTCTCGCGCCGCTTCGGCCCGCCCATCGAGCGGATGGCGGCGGCGACGGCGGAGATTGCCGACGGCCGCTTCGACGAACGCATCGCGGTCGACGGACTGTCCTTCGAGTTTGAGGATCTCGGGCGCAATTTCAATCGCATGGCCCAGGGGATGGAAGTCTACGTCGGCCAGCTACGGCGGGCGGCGAAAGTCCATCGCGATCTCTTCATCGGCACCGTAAAGGCCCTCACGGCGGCGATCGACGCCAAGGATCCCTACACCCGGGGCCACTCCGAACGGGTCGCCCAGGTGAGCCGCATCATCGCCCGCCACCTCGGCATGTCCGACGAGCGGCGCCATGCGGTATGGATCGGCGCCCTGGTCCACGACGTGGGGAAGATCGGCATCGACGACTCCATCCTGACCAAGGGCGGCGTGTTGACGGAAGACGAGTTCGAAGTGATGAAGCGCCATCCGGTGATCGGAGCGGAGATCATGGCGCCGATCGAGCAGCTGCGCGATGCGGTGCCCACCATCCGCTGGCACCACGAAGCGTGGAACGGCTCCGGCTATCCGGACGGTCTGCGGGGCGAAGAGATTCCGCTGGAGGCGCGTATCGTGTGCGTCGCCGACACCTTCGACGCCATCACCACCAACCGGCCCTACCAGCAGGCCTACACCCTCGAGTTCGCGATGGAAACGATCACCCGGCTGGCCGGTTCGCGCTTCGACGCCAAGGTGGTAACGGCGTTCTTGAAGGCCCACAAACTGGGTGAGATCCCGCGCCCCGGCGGGACCTGGGATCGGCCCGACTCGGGAGCCTTTGCGCCGGTGAGGGCGCCGGAGATCTGGACGCCTCAGGACATCGACGACGCGGACGAGACCATCGCGACGATTAGCTAA
- a CDS encoding AbgT family transporter → MTDNNPAKPAARPSGLVRVLNWIEVAGNKLPDPALIFVFGLFIVWIASWFLSGTQFADIDPRTGESIIINNLLTGPALAAFLANMVATFASFPPLGVVLVALLGVGVAEHTGFINAGLKGLLGFTPKMLLTPMLILVACVSHTAADAGYVLVIPLGGVIFYAAGRHPLAGIAAAFAGVSGGFSANFIPSGIDPLLQELTQAAAQIIDPAREVNPMCNWAFTAASTVLVVLVGWFLTDKVVEPRLASTPVELEEGDDIPQMERLDAKERKGLLVALASVFLGCVLLFLWVLPVTSSMRSPDGDITAFTAPLMQSIVPLIFLFFLLPGVIYGYVAGTVESSRDIIEGMSKAMGTMSYYIVMVFFAALFIAAFGSSNLGALVALKGASFLQALGLPTQVTIVGIILLAAVVNLLVGSSSAKWALLAPIFVPMLMQLGISPELTQAAYRVGDSTTNIITPLMPYFPLVVVFCQRWVKNTGIGTMVSMMLPYSVVFLITWTVFLLVYWGIFGLPLGLQAPYTYP, encoded by the coding sequence ATGACAGATAACAATCCCGCCAAGCCCGCGGCTCGGCCGTCGGGGCTCGTCCGTGTCCTGAACTGGATCGAAGTGGCCGGCAACAAGCTGCCCGATCCCGCGCTGATCTTCGTCTTCGGTCTGTTCATCGTTTGGATCGCCTCGTGGTTCTTGTCGGGAACCCAGTTCGCGGACATCGATCCCCGCACCGGCGAGTCGATCATCATCAACAACCTGCTCACCGGCCCGGCCCTGGCGGCCTTCCTCGCCAACATGGTCGCGACCTTTGCCAGTTTCCCTCCGCTGGGGGTGGTGCTGGTGGCGCTTCTGGGCGTCGGCGTGGCGGAGCACACCGGCTTCATCAACGCCGGTTTGAAGGGGCTCCTGGGCTTCACCCCGAAGATGCTGCTGACGCCGATGCTCATCCTGGTGGCCTGCGTCAGCCACACGGCGGCGGACGCCGGCTATGTGCTGGTGATCCCGCTGGGGGGCGTCATCTTCTACGCCGCCGGCCGCCATCCGCTGGCCGGAATCGCCGCCGCATTCGCTGGCGTGTCCGGCGGGTTCAGCGCCAATTTCATCCCCTCCGGTATCGATCCGCTGCTCCAGGAACTGACCCAGGCGGCGGCTCAGATCATCGACCCGGCGCGCGAGGTCAACCCGATGTGCAACTGGGCCTTCACCGCCGCTTCCACGGTGCTGGTGGTGCTCGTCGGCTGGTTCCTGACGGACAAGGTGGTGGAACCGCGCCTCGCTTCGACGCCGGTGGAGCTGGAGGAGGGCGACGACATACCGCAGATGGAGCGGCTGGACGCCAAGGAGCGCAAGGGCCTGCTGGTGGCCCTCGCCTCGGTCTTCTTGGGATGCGTCTTGCTCTTCCTGTGGGTGCTGCCGGTGACCTCGTCGATGCGCTCGCCGGACGGTGATATCACCGCCTTTACGGCGCCGCTGATGCAGTCCATCGTGCCGCTGATCTTTTTGTTCTTTCTGCTGCCCGGCGTGATCTACGGCTACGTCGCCGGCACCGTCGAGAGCAGCCGCGACATCATCGAGGGAATGAGCAAGGCGATGGGCACGATGAGCTACTACATCGTGATGGTGTTCTTCGCCGCCCTCTTCATCGCCGCCTTCGGGAGTTCGAACTTGGGCGCCCTGGTCGCCCTGAAGGGTGCCTCATTCCTGCAGGCTCTCGGCTTGCCGACGCAGGTCACCATCGTCGGCATCATCCTGCTGGCGGCGGTGGTCAATCTACTGGTGGGATCCTCCTCCGCCAAGTGGGCATTGCTGGCGCCGATCTTCGTGCCGATGCTGATGCAGCTCGGCATTTCGCCGGAACTGACCCAGGCGGCCTACCGGGTGGGTGATTCGACCACCAACATCATCACCCCGCTGATGCCCTATTTCCCACTGGTGGTGGTGTTCTGCCAGCGCTGGGTGAAGAACACCGGAATCGGCACGATGGTCTCGATGATGCTGCCGTACTCGGTGGTCTTCTTGATCACCTGGACGGTCTTCCTGCTGGTCTACTGGGGTATTTTCGGCCTACCCCTCGGCCTGCAGGCGCCTTACACCTATCCGTAG
- a CDS encoding formate/nitrite transporter family protein produces MSQPLVDRFVSTRTPMEQTTDRWAAALLGGAALGGATLLACAIQGWGAGLLPAGALRLASALAFGLVLAPVLAAGGRLFGRSCNEDDRPTELIDGLGDLLGNACGALLVAVPAGLLLRMAFAGGGLEATLATLAEARSDPPFESLLLRATLCGALMAIGLENWRAGERLIDRLGGFLLAILPMVLLGFSLVAVDLLVLPMTLLMEGSIHSAQWIPSLFPVMWGNLMGAAMVAAFFGRRDQPRAAAAS; encoded by the coding sequence ATGTCTCAGCCGCTTGTAGATCGCTTCGTTTCGACTCGCACACCGATGGAGCAGACCACCGACCGGTGGGCAGCCGCCCTGCTCGGCGGAGCGGCCCTCGGCGGAGCGACGCTTTTAGCCTGCGCGATCCAGGGCTGGGGCGCCGGCCTGCTGCCGGCGGGTGCCCTGCGGCTGGCGTCGGCCCTCGCCTTCGGCCTCGTCCTGGCGCCCGTTCTGGCGGCCGGCGGTCGCCTGTTCGGCCGGTCGTGCAATGAAGACGACCGGCCCACCGAGCTGATCGACGGCCTGGGCGATCTCCTCGGCAACGCCTGCGGCGCCTTACTGGTGGCGGTTCCGGCCGGTTTGCTGCTTCGCATGGCCTTTGCCGGAGGCGGCCTGGAGGCCACCCTCGCCACCCTCGCCGAGGCGCGTAGCGATCCGCCCTTCGAAAGTCTCCTGCTGCGCGCCACTCTGTGCGGCGCCCTGATGGCGATCGGTCTCGAGAACTGGCGAGCGGGCGAACGCCTGATCGACCGCCTCGGCGGTTTTCTGCTGGCGATCCTGCCGATGGTGTTGCTGGGCTTTTCGCTGGTGGCGGTGGACCTGCTGGTGCTGCCGATGACCCTGCTGATGGAGGGCAGCATCCACTCGGCGCAGTGGATTCCCAGCCTCTTCCCGGTGATGTGGGGCAACCTGATGGGTGCGGCGATGGTGGCGGCGTTTTTCGGACGCCGGGACCAGCCGCGCGCCGCGGCGGCGAGCTGA
- a CDS encoding uroporphyrinogen-III synthase — MKPLAGVRVVVTRAASQSAEWVAAFRRAGAEVAALPLLEILPPANPAELAAAADLARRAPFDWWVFTSANAVRAFLPLLSPEVPRSALCAAVGPATEEALEAAGIGVDCRPATDRSHAEGLVRALAPRVAGKRVLVPLAEDARPTMVDGLQRAGAEVLPVVAYRKTMPADAGAQAARLFASPPWGWVTVTSPRLARHLRRVLGERWHEGRSTLRAASIGPRTSAALRDLGLDPAAQAVEPSAAGLVAAVVAAHR, encoded by the coding sequence GTGAAGCCTCTCGCCGGCGTTCGCGTCGTCGTCACCCGGGCCGCTTCGCAGTCCGCTGAATGGGTCGCGGCCTTCCGGCGGGCCGGCGCCGAAGTCGCAGCCTTGCCCCTGCTGGAAATCCTGCCGCCGGCAAACCCGGCAGAACTCGCAGCGGCCGCCGACCTAGCCCGGCGGGCTCCCTTCGACTGGTGGGTGTTCACCTCCGCCAACGCGGTGCGGGCGTTCCTTCCCCTGCTGTCTCCGGAGGTCCCGCGCTCAGCCCTCTGCGCCGCCGTTGGGCCGGCCACCGAAGAAGCTCTGGAGGCGGCCGGAATCGGCGTTGACTGCCGACCGGCAACGGATCGGTCCCACGCCGAAGGACTCGTCCGGGCGCTGGCCCCGCGGGTCGCCGGGAAACGGGTCCTGGTGCCCCTGGCGGAGGATGCTCGCCCGACGATGGTCGACGGCCTGCAGCGGGCCGGTGCAGAGGTCTTGCCGGTGGTGGCCTATCGCAAGACAATGCCCGCCGATGCCGGTGCCCAGGCGGCGCGCCTCTTCGCCTCACCACCATGGGGTTGGGTCACCGTCACCAGCCCGCGCCTGGCGCGCCACCTACGGCGGGTGCTCGGCGAGCGCTGGCATGAGGGTCGCTCCACCCTGCGGGCGGCGTCCATCGGTCCGCGGACCAGCGCCGCTCTCCGCGACCTCGGCCTGGATCCGGCGGCACAGGCGGTGGAGCCCAGCGCCGCCGGCCTGGTCGCCGCCGTCGTCGCCGCCCACCGCTAA